One Triticum dicoccoides isolate Atlit2015 ecotype Zavitan chromosome 4B, WEW_v2.0, whole genome shotgun sequence genomic window carries:
- the LOC119292129 gene encoding pyridoxine/pyridoxamine 5'-phosphate oxidase 2-like isoform X1: MAGGGAAASALSSPWRALLQRALDANAHLKHSTFFQLATVGAGGRPANRTVVFRGFQEHCDKIQINTDARSNKIGEIKEWPLGEICWYFTDSWEQFRISGIIDVIDGSSPDPAKLQQREKAWFASSVKSRSQYLGQSPGVPVANDDHIKDVHIDPSAAPVDAYCLLTLDPEKVDYVNLKSNQRLMFTRTQEGDESSDWMAEKVSP; encoded by the exons ATGGCCGGCGGTGGCGCCGCCGCGTCGGCGCTGTCGAGCCCGTGGAGGGCGCTGCTGCAGCGAGCGCTGGACGCCAACGCGCACCTCAAGCACTCCACTTTCTTCCAGCTC GCCACGGTGGGCGCCGGCGGCAGGCCGGCGAATCGCACCGTCGTGTTCAG GGGGTTCCAAGAGCACTGCGACAAGATTCAGATTAACACGGATGCGCGGAGCAACAAG ATTGGGGAGATCAAGGAATGGCCCCTCGGCGAG ATATGCTGGTATTTCACCGATTCCTGGGAGCAATTTCGGATCAGCGGTATCATAGATGTGATCGACGGTTCCAGTCCGGACCCTGCCAAGCTCCAG CAACGAGAGAAAGCTTGGTTCGCCAGTTCAGTGAAGTCAAGATCACAATACTTAGGACAAAGTCCAGGGGTTCCCGTCGCAAATGATGACCACATTAAGGATGTTCATATCGATCCATCGGCTGCCCCAGTTGATGCCTACTGTCTTCTGACTCTTGATCCAGAAAAG GTTGATTATGTGAACTTAAAAAGTAATCAGAGATTGATGTTCACAAGAACCCAGGAAGGAGATGAGTCCAGTGACTGGATGGCCGAAAAAGTTAGCCCATAA
- the LOC119292129 gene encoding pyridoxine/pyridoxamine 5'-phosphate oxidase 2-like isoform X2 has translation MAGGGAAASALSSPWRALLQRALDANAHLKHSTFFQLATVGAGGRPANRTVVFRGFQEHCDKIQINTDARSNKICWYFTDSWEQFRISGIIDVIDGSSPDPAKLQQREKAWFASSVKSRSQYLGQSPGVPVANDDHIKDVHIDPSAAPVDAYCLLTLDPEKVDYVNLKSNQRLMFTRTQEGDESSDWMAEKVSP, from the exons ATGGCCGGCGGTGGCGCCGCCGCGTCGGCGCTGTCGAGCCCGTGGAGGGCGCTGCTGCAGCGAGCGCTGGACGCCAACGCGCACCTCAAGCACTCCACTTTCTTCCAGCTC GCCACGGTGGGCGCCGGCGGCAGGCCGGCGAATCGCACCGTCGTGTTCAG GGGGTTCCAAGAGCACTGCGACAAGATTCAGATTAACACGGATGCGCGGAGCAACAAG ATATGCTGGTATTTCACCGATTCCTGGGAGCAATTTCGGATCAGCGGTATCATAGATGTGATCGACGGTTCCAGTCCGGACCCTGCCAAGCTCCAG CAACGAGAGAAAGCTTGGTTCGCCAGTTCAGTGAAGTCAAGATCACAATACTTAGGACAAAGTCCAGGGGTTCCCGTCGCAAATGATGACCACATTAAGGATGTTCATATCGATCCATCGGCTGCCCCAGTTGATGCCTACTGTCTTCTGACTCTTGATCCAGAAAAG GTTGATTATGTGAACTTAAAAAGTAATCAGAGATTGATGTTCACAAGAACCCAGGAAGGAGATGAGTCCAGTGACTGGATGGCCGAAAAAGTTAGCCCATAA
- the LOC119292131 gene encoding kinesin-like protein KIF21B — protein sequence MARTRSLDAGDEEFFDSRETISPPSVASPASSGRHSGAGDGDGVLLCGGALLEVWATGPFSVEERRERFVRSLGLLDPGESGPRPMPRASLEIVLASPAAAPASPAPRLARGAAGEGEEAGAPGRSGGGGGGEDGLECVFKNLDDGTVFVVHELGKDGSFRSLRERRSNRTVTAAEFERISGSSPFIREMMRRVDDSSDEPSTPEKSRRRRRRRFGWLRRLGVGACVVDAEDDDEANSTSSSSCRSCAGKPGKAVDRVKVRPYKKRSKELSAVYRGQDIRAHKGAIVAMKFSSDGQYLATGGEDGVVRVWRVVEGERPDELDFAEDDPSCVFFTVNENSELAPVNSSEGTKSKQDKSSKGQADPACVVIPHRTFALSQVPVHEFYGHDDAILDLSWSKNGDLISASMDKTARLWRVGCNSCLKVFYHNNYVTCVQFHPTSDNYFISGCIDGLVRIWDVRKCLVVDWANSKEIITAVCYRPDGKGVVVGTITGNCRYYDASENRLELESQVSLNGRKKSPLKRIVGFQYCPSDPKKLMVTSGDSQVRILDGVHVISNYKGLQSSSQVAASFTPDGDHIISASDDSRIYMWNHVNQLAPVTSRVKTVWSYERFFSNDASIAIPWNASQSRNSISLACNIPSLRQEVSGDLCDIQDSSTSRCQTEDCLEDDNMFRLPSGNFTLSRAFLAESAPRGTATWPEEHLASNSTTASTLRKSQYKFLKASCQNAATHAWGQVIVTASWDGHIRSFQNYGLPVQV from the exons ATGGCGCGGACGCGCTCGCTGGACGCGGGCGACGAGGAGTTCTTCGACTCCAGGGAGACCATCTCGCCGCCCTCCGTCGCCTCGCCGGCCAGCTCCGGCCGCCACAGcggcgccggcgacggcgacggcgtttTGCTCTGCGGCGGGGCCCTGCTCGAGGTCTGGGCCACGGGCCCCTTCAGCGTCGAGGAGCGCCGCGAGCGGTTCGTCCGCTCCCTGGGCCTCCTGGATCCGGGAGAATCGGGGCCGCGCCCGATGCCCCGCGCCAGCTTGGAGATCGTCCTGGCCAGCCCCGCCGCGGCGCCGGCCTCGCCCGCCCCTCGTCTCGCGCGCGGGGCTGccggggagggggaggaggcgggGGCGCCCGgccgaagcggcggcggcggcggcggcgaggacggcCTGGAGTGCGTGTTCAAGAACCTGGACGACGGCACGGTCTTCGTCGTCCACGAGCTGGGCAAGGACGGCAGCTTCCGGAGCCTCCGGGAGCGCCGCTCCAACCGGACCGTCACCGCCGCGGAATTCGAGAGGATCTCCGGCTCCTCCCCGTTCATCCGCGAGATGATGCGCCGGGTGGACGACTCCTCGGACGAGCCCTCCACCCCGGAGAAGTCGAggcgccggaggaggcggcggtTCGGGTGGCTCCGGAGGCTGGGCGTCGGCGCCTGCGTCGTCGACGCTGAGGACGACGACGAGGCGAATTCCACCTCCTCCAGCTCCTGCCGGAGCTGCGCCGGGAAGCCCGGGAAGGCCGTTGACAGGGTCAAGGTCAGGCCATACAAGAAGCGGTCAAAGGAATTGTCAGCGGTGTACAGGGGCCAAGACATCAGGGCGCACAAGGGCGCCATTGTGGCCATGAAGTTCAGCTCCGACGGGCAGTACCTGGCCACCGGAGGCGAGGACGGGGTGGTGCGCGTGTGGCGGGTGGTGGAGGGCGAGAGGCCCGACGAGCTCGACTTCGCCGAGGACGATCCGTCGTGCGTCTTCTTCACTGTCAATGAGAACTCTGAACTGGCTCCTGTCAACTCGAGCGAAGGGACCAAGAGCAAACAGGACAAGAGCTCAAAGGGGCAAGCAGATCCGGCCTGCGTTGTGATCCCTCACCGGACCTTTGCGCTGTCTCAGGTCCCTGTGCATGAATTCTATGGGCATGATGATGCCATCTTGGATCTCTCATGGTCCAAAAATGGG GACTTGATTTCTGCATCTATGGATAAAACTGCTCGACTGTGGCGGGTCGGGTGCAATAGTTGTCTCAAGGTTTTCTACCACAATAACTACG TGACATGCGTTCAGTTTCACCCTACGAGTGACAATTATTTTATCAGCGGCTGCATCGACGGGTTGGTTCGCATTTGGGATGTTCGTAAATGCCTAGTGGTAGACTGGGCTAACAGCAAAGAGATAATCACCGCAGTCTGTTACCGGCCTGATGGAAAG GGGGTAGTGGTTGGGACCATAACAGGAAATTGCCGCTACTACGATGCATCAG AAAATCGTCTAGAACTGGAATCTCAGGTCTCTCTGAATGGCAGAAAGAAGTCTCCACTTAAAAGAATAGTTGGTTTCCAG TACTGCCCATCTGATCCAAAGAAGTTGATGGTAACATCTGGTGACTCACAAGTTCGCATTCTTGATGGGGTTCATGTAATTTCCAACTACAAAG GTTTACAAAGCTCAAGCCAAGTTGCCGCATCATTTACCCCAGACGGAGATCACATTATCTCTGCTAGCGACGATTCCCGTATCTACATGTGGAATCATGTGAACCAACTTGCCCCAGTCACAAGCCGCGTGAAGACAGTGTGGTCATACGAGCGTTTTTTCAGCAACGATGCCTCCATCGCCATACCGTGGAACGCCTCACAGTCAAGGAACTCTATTTCACTGGCCTGCAACATCCCGTCTTTGCGGCAAGAAGTCTCGGGCGACCTCTGCGACATACAGGACAGCAGCACATCACGCTGCCAGACTGAAGATTGCCTTGAAGATGACAACATGTTCCGGTTACCATCGGGCAATTTCACTCTGAGCAGGGCGTTCCTTGCGGAGTCTGCTCCAAGGGGAACAGCCACTTGGCCGGAGGAGCATCTGGCATCCAACTCCACGACGGCGTCTACGTTGCGTAAATCTCAGTACAAGTTCCTGAAGGCGTCTTGCCAGAATGCAGCCACACATGCCTGGGGCCAGGTCATAGTCACCGCAAGCTGGGATGGCCACATCAGGTCATTCCAGAACTATGGCTTGCCGGTGCAAGTTTGA